ACGGCCCTCGCCCGGGGCGGCGGCGCCCTCGTCGTCCTCGCCCGTTTCGCTCCCGCCGGCCGCTCGCTGGTCTCCCTCGGCGCGGGCGCCGCCCACCACCGCGCCCGCGACTTCCTGCCCTGGTCGGCCCTGGCCGGTCTCACCTGGGCCACGTACAGCGTCGCCCTCGGCTACTTCGGCGCCCACCTGCTGGGCGCGAGCTGGCTGGCGACGGCGGTGTCGGTGGGGGCGCTGTTCGGCGCCGGGGCGGGGGCGGCGTATCTGATGCGGCGCGAGCCGCGGACGTCGTAGACCGGCTCCGGCTCACCACCACGACCACCAAGACCTGGAAGCGGCTGAGACATTGACCACCACGACGTCGCGGAAAGCCTCTCGAACAAGACGGATCGCGCTCGCCGCGAGGCGGCACCCTCGGGCGATGCTGTGGGCCGCGGCAGGTGTGATCACTCTCGGATTCCTCGTCGCGCTCCAGATCGCCGCGCACCACCTCGGCATACCGGGGCCGATCACCACGCAGGCACGTGAGGTGATCCACGCCCCGAAGTCGGGGTTCCTGCTGTACGCCAGCCTGGCGCTGACGATGGTGGTGCTCACCTGGCGGCAACGGCTCATCGCCCTGGGCACCGCGACGGGCATCGACCTCGTCCTCCTGCTGGTGCGGTGGGCGACCGGCGCCCACCCCACCGAAGGCCACCCGTTCGGCAACGGCGCACTGTGGGTGATCCTGGGCGTCGGGGTCTTCGCCCTCACGCGCCGCACGGGTCCTGAACGCGTCCTGATGCTGAAGGGCGTCGGGCTCGGCCTGCTGCTGGTGACCGGCCGCAAGACCGGGGACACCTGGCTGCTGATCACGTCGCAGACCCGCCCGGCCGTACTCGACCCGTACGTCGCCATGGCCGATCACGCGCTGGGCAACCCGTCGTGGCTGGCGGGCCGGCTCCTCAGGGCTAGCGGCCCGGTCGGCGAGCACGCCCTCGACTACGTCTACGCCCAGCTCGCGGTGGCCGCGGTCTGTGTGGCGCTGTACCAGCTGCGCGACGTGGCGGCCGAGCAGCGCTTCCCGCGCCACCACCTGGTGCGCACCTTCCTGCTGATCGGCCTGCTCGGACCGGCCATCTACATGATCTACCCCGTGGTCGGGCCGATCTTCGCCTACGGCCCCGACGGCGGGCACTGGGCAGCCGCGAACCTGTGGCCGAACACCCTGCCGCCGATCACCACCCCGTACGCGATGCCGTTCGACGAGATCACCCCGCGCAACTGCATGCCCAGCCTGCACACGGCGTGGGCCACCACGATCTTCATCCACTCCCGCAAGGGACCGCGCGCTCTGCGTCTCGCCGGCACGTTCTGGCTGATCGCCACCCTCGCCGCGACACTGGGCTTCGGCTGGCACTACGGCGTGGACCTCGTCGCCGGAGTGGTCTTCGCGTACACGGTCGAGGCGGCGCTGCGCACGTACGACCGCGGCTGGGACCGGGCGGGAGTCCGGCTGATCGCCTACGGGACGGCCGTCTTCGCGGTGCTGCTCGCGTCCTACCGCTTCGTCCCGATGGAGATGGCCGCCTACCCGTGGCTCTCCGGCCCCCTCCTGCTGCTGGCGATGGCCTCGGTGGTCCACGGCTACCTGCGGACCACCAGGCTGTGGGTAGCGAAGGCCACTCCCGCGCCGCAACCCGGACCGCGGCCCGAACTGGCGGTCTGAGCCCCCGGGGCCGGCCTAGCCGGCCTTCCGGGCCCCGGCCCCGCGGACCTCCAGCCCCTCCAGCAACTCGGCCGTGGCCTGCGCGACGGCCTCCACGGCGCGGTCGAACACCTCCTGGTTGTGAGCGGCGGGGGCGCGGAATCCCGAAATCTTCCGCACGTACTGCAGGGCGGCAGCGCGCACGTCGGCCTCGGTGGCCTCTTCGGGCATCGCGGGCGGACGCAGCGTCTTGATACTCCGGCACATGCCCCCAGTCTCACCCTTCGGGCCCCCGTACGACAGCGACGCTGCCATGATCGCTCCGAGGCGGCCACCATCCCGGGGCCGACCGACGAGAGGAACTCCTCGTGACGAACGAACTCACCGTGGCCGTCCTGGGCCCCGGCGGCGTGGGCGGCCTGCTCGCCGCCCTGCTCTCGCGCACCGGCCACCGCGTGATCTGCCTGTCCGGCGAGCGGACCGCCGAGGCCCTGCGCACCGACGGCATCCAGGTCCGCAGCGCCCGCTTCGGCGACTTCACGGCCCGCGTCGAGGCGGACACCGAGCTGCGGGAACCGGTCGACGCGTGCCTGGTCACCGTCAAGGGCACCGCCCTCGACGCCGCCCTCGCGCGCGTCCCCGCCCGGGTGCTGTCCGACGGCCTTCTCGTGCCGTTCCTGAACGGCGTCGAACACCCCGCGGCCCTGCGCGCCCGCCACCGGCCCGACCGCGTGGCCCCCGCCGTGATCCGCGTCGAGTCCACCCGTGTCGCGCCGGGCGTCATCGAACACGGCAGCCCCTTCGCGGAGATCGACCTGACCGGTACGGACGTGCCCCGGCCGCGCCTCGACGCCCTCGCCGAGGCCTTCACCGCCGCCGGTCCGGCCACCCGCGTACTGGAGGACGAGACGGCGGCCCTGTGGGCGAAGATGTCGTTCCTGGCACCGTTCGCCTTGCTGACCACGCTCTACGGCCTCCCCCTCGGAGACGTCCGCACCCGCCACCGCGACGAGCTGACCGCCCTGGTGGAGGAGACCGCCGCGATCAGCCGCGCGTGCGGCGGCCCGGCGGACCCCGCCCAGGCCCTCGCCCGCTACGACGCCTTCCCGCCGTCGACGAAATCGTCGATGCAGCGCGACGCCGAGGCCGGGCGGCCCCTCGAACTGGACGCCATCGGCGGCGCGTTGCTCCGCGCGGCCGAGCGCCACGGTGTACCGGCTCCGGTGGCGGCACGGGTGGTGAGCGAGGTACACACGTTCGCATGAACCACAGGAAGGAACTCGCCTGCCAAATTCGAACAGGCGTATCATTGGGCCGTGGCTACGACCTATGACTTTCCGAGTGACCTCCTGGCCGGTCAGGAGGAACTCCATCAGGTCCGGGCCGAGCTGTCGGCCCTGCTGAAGCGGCTTCCCTGGTCGGTGGAGCCGCTGGACGGATTCAGTGACGACAACGGCTGGCGCAAGGTGGAACGCCCCGCCTCCCCCGGCTGGACCGCCGACGAACAGGCCGAGGTGGAGAAGCTCCGGCAGCGGGAGCACGAACTCGCGGTGTTCGTCAGCACCCACCGCTACTGGTCCGAACTCGCCGGGCCAGAGCGGGTGGCGGCCCGCTCGGGACTGAAGCACGCGCACGAGACTCCGCCGGAGGAGACCGGCGGAACCTCGTGACGCCCGCAGAGGTCAGCTCTCCTCGCCCGGCATCCCGTTCATCTCGCTGATCTCGGCCTCCTGGGCGGCGACGAAGCCGTCGGCCTCGGCCTTGGCCTCGGCCGTGGCCTTGGCGGGGCCGTAACGGCCCTTGCGGAGCCCGCTACCCGGGGCGGACGCATGTACGGGTCACCGCCGGATGTGCGACGGGTCGTACCCCCATCAGGTGAACCCGTTCAACCTTCTACAACCACGCGGCTCCCCCGGTGTGTCGTACACCCGCACCACCCGAATGATCCCGAGGGGGACCCATGAGCCAGCAGTACCCGCAGCAGCCGCACCAGCCCCACTTCCAGCAGCCCGGTTACGGCGCCCCGGCGCCCCAGCCGCCGAAGAAGCGCGGCGTGGGCAAGATCGCGGGCCTCGGCTGCGCGGGCATCCTCGCCCTCTTCGTCATCGCCGCCGTCGCCACGGGCGGCGGAGGCGACGACAGCAGCGACACCTCGAACAAGGACAAGGCCGTCGCCGCCGACGGCAAGCCCGGGGGTGACAGCCCCAAGAAGGCCGAGCCGGCCGACGAGAAGCCCCAAGCCGAGCGGTTCAGGAGCTGCGTCGCCAAGAACGGCACGGACACCGAGAAGGCCGCGGTCGAACACGTCACGAAGGTGACCGGCACCGACAAGCGCAACGACATCCTCGACGCGGCGGAGGTGTTCACCGACTTCAGCGGCGGTCTGATGGGCCCCCACCAAGGCGAGGGCAAACTCATCGCCTCCGCGTTCACCTCCTGCTACGAGT
This is a stretch of genomic DNA from Streptomyces hawaiiensis. It encodes these proteins:
- a CDS encoding phosphatase PAP2 family protein, which produces MLWAAAGVITLGFLVALQIAAHHLGIPGPITTQAREVIHAPKSGFLLYASLALTMVVLTWRQRLIALGTATGIDLVLLLVRWATGAHPTEGHPFGNGALWVILGVGVFALTRRTGPERVLMLKGVGLGLLLVTGRKTGDTWLLITSQTRPAVLDPYVAMADHALGNPSWLAGRLLRASGPVGEHALDYVYAQLAVAAVCVALYQLRDVAAEQRFPRHHLVRTFLLIGLLGPAIYMIYPVVGPIFAYGPDGGHWAAANLWPNTLPPITTPYAMPFDEITPRNCMPSLHTAWATTIFIHSRKGPRALRLAGTFWLIATLAATLGFGWHYGVDLVAGVVFAYTVEAALRTYDRGWDRAGVRLIAYGTAVFAVLLASYRFVPMEMAAYPWLSGPLLLLAMASVVHGYLRTTRLWVAKATPAPQPGPRPELAV
- a CDS encoding DedA family protein, which gives rise to MVALSVLLDVFLPVLPSGVLVITAATAAAAGTAADVPDILALTLCAATASVLGDLVAYRLAWRGGARLDRAISRSRRLTTAQERLGTALARGGGALVVLARFAPAGRSLVSLGAGAAHHRARDFLPWSALAGLTWATYSVALGYFGAHLLGASWLATAVSVGALFGAGAGAAYLMRREPRTS
- a CDS encoding ketopantoate reductase family protein, which gives rise to MTNELTVAVLGPGGVGGLLAALLSRTGHRVICLSGERTAEALRTDGIQVRSARFGDFTARVEADTELREPVDACLVTVKGTALDAALARVPARVLSDGLLVPFLNGVEHPAALRARHRPDRVAPAVIRVESTRVAPGVIEHGSPFAEIDLTGTDVPRPRLDALAEAFTAAGPATRVLEDETAALWAKMSFLAPFALLTTLYGLPLGDVRTRHRDELTALVEETAAISRACGGPADPAQALARYDAFPPSTKSSMQRDAEAGRPLELDAIGGALLRAAERHGVPAPVAARVVSEVHTFA
- a CDS encoding DUF2277 domain-containing protein produces the protein MCRSIKTLRPPAMPEEATEADVRAAALQYVRKISGFRAPAAHNQEVFDRAVEAVAQATAELLEGLEVRGAGARKAG